The Candidatus Nanosynbacter lyticus genome window below encodes:
- the secY gene encoding preprotein translocase subunit SecY, which produces MNWRIIFRSLKNKDMQKRLAIVVGIIVVYRMLAHIPVPLANPTQMKTALAAALGQTDLGGFLNLLSGGALASFSLVLVGLSPFITASIITQLLTKAIPKLEELHKDGESGRRKIQQWTRRLTIPLAIVQSIAFIFLLRQTVLAGGTTTLSDPTMLEWTVGVTAMTAGSVLLMWLGELITEQGIGNGISILIFAGIISQIPQMLGSLISSLGNTSAGGLNVFNWFTLPVNPTVFWLVVIMAIASLIVLYFLVKINEAQRVITINYAKRVHGNSSYGGIKSILPVKLIAAGVIPVIFAVAFLSLPQFIGQVMKASGNPDLQNTANTLITWFQAPNPGSFTGSTWEAFIYPTLYFLLVIAFTYFYTGIVFNANEIAENLQKQGGFIEGIRPGEQTEKYLMRTVNRLILFGSIVLGIIAILPFVAEYLMYHLAAIRGSRLSIGGTGLLIVVSVGLESLRQLNSRALMVTYDDFDPDELTKKKSKKRRSSLL; this is translated from the coding sequence ATGAATTGGAGAATAATTTTCCGGTCGCTGAAAAATAAAGATATGCAGAAACGCCTGGCCATTGTGGTGGGGATTATTGTGGTGTATCGAATGCTGGCGCATATTCCGGTGCCGCTGGCGAATCCGACACAGATGAAGACGGCACTGGCAGCGGCGCTGGGGCAGACTGACCTCGGCGGGTTCTTGAACTTGCTCTCGGGCGGCGCGCTAGCGAGCTTTTCACTCGTACTGGTTGGACTCAGCCCATTCATTACCGCCAGCATCATCACCCAGCTGCTCACCAAGGCCATCCCAAAGCTTGAAGAGCTACATAAGGACGGCGAATCAGGCAGGCGCAAGATCCAGCAGTGGACGCGGCGGCTGACTATTCCGCTGGCCATCGTCCAGTCGATCGCCTTTATCTTCCTCTTGCGCCAGACGGTGCTGGCTGGTGGTACGACCACGCTGAGCGATCCGACGATGCTCGAGTGGACAGTTGGCGTGACGGCAATGACAGCCGGATCAGTCCTGCTCATGTGGCTGGGTGAATTGATCACCGAGCAAGGTATCGGTAATGGTATCTCTATCTTGATTTTCGCTGGTATCATCAGCCAGATTCCGCAGATGCTTGGTTCGCTCATTTCGTCGCTCGGCAACACTTCGGCTGGTGGCCTGAATGTCTTTAACTGGTTTACCTTGCCAGTGAATCCAACCGTCTTTTGGCTGGTGGTGATCATGGCTATCGCCTCACTCATCGTTCTCTACTTCCTGGTGAAAATTAACGAAGCCCAGCGCGTCATCACCATCAACTACGCCAAGCGCGTTCATGGCAACTCCAGCTACGGCGGCATCAAGAGCATCCTGCCGGTCAAGCTGATCGCCGCCGGCGTCATCCCGGTCATCTTTGCCGTTGCCTTCCTCAGCTTACCGCAATTCATCGGCCAAGTCATGAAGGCCTCGGGCAATCCAGATCTGCAAAACACCGCCAACACCCTGATCACGTGGTTCCAGGCACCCAACCCAGGCTCCTTTACCGGCAGTACGTGGGAGGCATTCATTTATCCGACGCTGTATTTCCTCCTGGTCATTGCCTTTACCTATTTCTACACCGGGATCGTCTTTAACGCCAACGAAATCGCCGAGAATCTGCAAAAGCAGGGCGGCTTCATCGAGGGTATTCGGCCGGGCGAGCAAACCGAGAAATATCTGATGCGCACCGTCAATCGCTTGATCTTGTTCGGTTCAATCGTCCTCGGTATCATCGCCATCTTGCCGTTTGTCGCTGAATATTTAATGTATCACCTAGCGGCAATCCGCGGCTCACGCTTGTCGATCGGCGGTACCGGGCTGCTCATCGTGGTCTCAGTCGGCCTGGAGTCACTACGCCAGCTCAACTCGCGCGCTCTGATGGTTACCTATGACGACTTTGACCCAGACGAACTGACCAAGAAAAAGTCGAAAAAACGACGCTCGTCCCTCTTGTAA
- the rplO gene encoding 50S ribosomal protein L15 produces MKYNDLQVSANKNKKRVGRGIAAGQGKTAGRGTKGQNARTGKKLRAMFQGGQRPLAQAVPKARGFKSLRTPAQVVYLDHLNVFDGKTVDNALLFTEGYIATPFHTVKVIARGELKAKVDLKVQAASASVVEAIEKAGGSFEKVATPLRKSMKEAEEK; encoded by the coding sequence ATGAAATACAACGATCTCCAAGTTTCAGCAAACAAGAATAAAAAGCGTGTTGGCCGCGGTATCGCCGCTGGCCAGGGTAAAACCGCTGGCCGTGGTACTAAGGGTCAGAACGCCCGCACTGGTAAAAAGCTTCGCGCCATGTTCCAGGGCGGCCAGCGTCCACTGGCTCAGGCTGTGCCAAAAGCTCGCGGTTTCAAGAGTCTGCGCACACCAGCTCAGGTAGTCTACCTCGACCACTTGAATGTATTTGACGGTAAAACCGTTGACAACGCACTGCTATTTACCGAAGGCTACATCGCGACGCCGTTCCACACGGTCAAGGTGATCGCCCGCGGTGAATTGAAAGCCAAGGTTGACTTGAAGGTGCAAGCTGCTTCCGCTTCAGTCGTCGAAGCGATTGAAAAAGCTGGCGGCTCATTTGAGAAAGTCGCTACGCCCTTGCGTAAAAGCATGAAAGAAGCCGAAGAAAAATAA
- the rpsE gene encoding 30S ribosomal protein S5, producing the protein MADTANTTPRAEGRRPRSPRGGRRDDRRNVRDDAPKEFEELVINIDRVSRVVKGGRRFRFKALVVVGNRKDKVGVGVAKGADVQAAVAKATSVAKKHLITLPLSGETIPHDSEVKFSGARVLIKPAAPGTGIIAGGVVRQIIGVTGVRNLLTKSLGSTNKVNIAYATIEALKSLVPREEWLGVQPVKKAAKKEAK; encoded by the coding sequence ATGGCAGACACTGCAAATACTACCCCACGCGCAGAAGGCCGTCGGCCTCGCAGTCCGCGTGGTGGTCGCCGCGATGACCGGCGAAATGTGCGCGATGACGCACCAAAAGAGTTTGAAGAATTGGTAATCAACATTGACCGCGTGTCCCGCGTGGTGAAAGGTGGCCGCCGCTTCCGCTTTAAGGCGTTGGTGGTTGTCGGCAACCGCAAAGACAAGGTCGGTGTTGGTGTGGCTAAGGGTGCCGACGTACAAGCTGCTGTCGCTAAGGCGACCTCAGTTGCTAAGAAGCATTTGATCACTTTGCCACTGAGCGGCGAAACCATTCCACACGACAGCGAAGTCAAGTTCTCGGGTGCCCGCGTGCTGATCAAGCCAGCCGCTCCTGGTACTGGTATCATCGCTGGTGGTGTGGTGCGACAGATCATCGGTGTGACTGGTGTTCGTAACCTATTGACCAAGTCACTTGGTTCAACCAACAAGGTGAACATCGCTTACGCAACCATTGAAGCCTTGAAATCACTGGTTCCACGCGAAGAGTGGCTGGGCGTTCAGCCAGTCAAAAAAGCTGCTAAAAAGGAGGCTAAGTAA
- the rplR gene encoding 50S ribosomal protein L18, with protein sequence MAENKKLLNRALRKNRVRAKVSGTAEHPRLTVTISNMHVSAQLIDDVAGKTLAAATTVGTKAKGTMSEKCATIGTEIAKKAKKSKISAVVFDRNGRQYAGRLKALADAARQEGLEF encoded by the coding sequence ATGGCTGAAAACAAGAAATTACTCAACCGCGCTCTTCGCAAAAACCGCGTTCGCGCCAAAGTTTCAGGCACTGCAGAGCACCCACGCCTGACAGTCACCATCAGCAACATGCACGTTAGTGCTCAGCTGATCGACGACGTCGCTGGTAAGACATTAGCTGCCGCAACCACCGTTGGCACCAAAGCAAAAGGTACGATGAGCGAAAAATGTGCCACCATTGGTACTGAAATTGCCAAGAAAGCAAAGAAAAGTAAAATTAGCGCAGTAGTCTTTGATCGCAACGGCCGCCAGTACGCTGGTCGCTTGAAAGCATTGGCTGATGCTGCGCGCCAAGAAGGATTGGAGTTCTAG
- the rplF gene encoding 50S ribosomal protein L6, with translation MSRIGKLPVIIPAGVTITVDSGDVVVKGPKGELTQFITPAVEVKVEDGHVTVHPKDESKTARAQHGLIRALINNMVIGVTKGYEKRLEVNGVGFRVSSSNNELEMALGFSHPVKYKAPEGITVTNEKMTIIVSGINKQQVGQVAAEIRALKKPEPYKGKGIKYADEQILRKAGKTGK, from the coding sequence CTGAGTCGAATCGGAAAACTGCCGGTGATTATTCCGGCCGGTGTGACAATCACGGTTGACTCTGGTGACGTGGTCGTAAAAGGCCCGAAAGGTGAATTGACACAATTCATCACGCCAGCGGTTGAGGTGAAAGTCGAAGACGGACACGTCACGGTTCATCCGAAGGATGAGTCTAAAACTGCTCGCGCCCAGCACGGTCTGATACGCGCGCTGATCAACAATATGGTAATCGGCGTTACCAAGGGCTACGAGAAGCGTCTCGAGGTCAATGGTGTCGGTTTCCGCGTCAGCTCCAGCAACAACGAGCTGGAAATGGCGCTCGGGTTTTCACACCCAGTCAAATACAAAGCCCCAGAGGGCATCACCGTTACCAACGAAAAGATGACCATCATCGTCAGCGGTATCAATAAACAGCAAGTCGGCCAAGTCGCTGCGGAAATCCGCGCACTGAAGAAGCCTGAACCATACAAGGGTAAGGGTATCAAGTACGCTGACGAGCAGATTTTGCGCAAAGCAGGAAAGACAGGTAAGTAA
- the rpsH gene encoding 30S ribosomal protein S8, which yields MQTTDPIADLLTRIRNAKLVGKTEVRVPSSKMKKVIAEQLVKNGYLADVKLEGAKPRGVLVVTINEEGTNSTINEITRVSKPGRRVYVGASEIPKVKSGRGLVLISTSKGVMTGAEAAKAKLGGELLLKVY from the coding sequence ATGCAAACTACAGACCCAATCGCCGACCTTCTGACGCGCATTCGCAATGCGAAACTGGTTGGCAAGACGGAAGTTCGTGTTCCGTCCAGCAAGATGAAAAAAGTCATCGCTGAGCAATTAGTCAAAAACGGCTACCTTGCAGATGTTAAACTAGAGGGCGCCAAGCCTCGCGGTGTGCTGGTGGTGACCATCAACGAAGAAGGTACTAACAGCACTATCAATGAGATCACCCGCGTATCAAAGCCAGGTCGTCGTGTCTACGTCGGCGCTAGCGAAATTCCAAAGGTGAAAAGCGGCCGCGGTCTAGTACTCATCTCAACTTCAAAAGGCGTCATGACTGGCGCCGAAGCAGCCAAGGCTAAACTTGGCGGTGAGTTGTTGCTGAAGGTGTACTAA
- the rpsN gene encoding 30S ribosomal protein S14 encodes MAKKSMVARDKKRLKMIAKYAAKRAELKELGDLDGLQKLPRNSSPTRHKNRDSISGRPRGYMRQFGLSRINFREKAAKGEIPGITKSSW; translated from the coding sequence ATGGCTAAGAAATCAATGGTCGCTCGCGACAAAAAGCGTCTGAAGATGATCGCAAAATACGCTGCGAAGCGCGCTGAGCTCAAAGAACTTGGCGATCTCGACGGACTGCAGAAATTGCCTCGCAACTCGAGCCCAACCAGGCACAAGAACCGCGACAGCATTTCCGGCCGTCCACGCGGCTACATGCGCCAGTTCGGCCTGAGCCGCATCAATTTCCGCGAAAAAGCGGCCAAGGGTGAAATCCCAGGCATAACAAAGAGTAGTTGGTAA
- the rplE gene encoding 50S ribosomal protein L5 has translation MAEKKTVVPAPRLKALYQEKYLKELQAELDLKNVHQVPALEKIIVSVGTGKKKDDKRHFEIVKNTVAKITGQAPVARQAKKSIAGFSIRKGMGAPIGVSVTLRGARMYEFMDRLINVALPRVRDFHGVGLKFDKGGNYNLGIIEQSIFPELTFEETQILHGLQVTFVIKNGNKEASKALLEKFGMPFEKKGGVR, from the coding sequence ATGGCAGAGAAGAAAACCGTCGTGCCAGCTCCTCGCTTGAAAGCCTTGTACCAGGAGAAATACCTGAAGGAACTGCAAGCCGAACTAGATCTAAAGAACGTGCACCAAGTGCCAGCTTTGGAAAAGATCATCGTGAGCGTTGGCACCGGCAAAAAGAAAGATGACAAGCGTCACTTTGAAATTGTCAAAAACACCGTTGCAAAGATCACCGGTCAGGCGCCAGTTGCCCGCCAGGCAAAGAAGTCAATCGCTGGTTTTAGTATCCGTAAGGGCATGGGTGCGCCAATTGGTGTTAGCGTAACCCTACGTGGTGCTCGGATGTATGAGTTCATGGATCGCTTGATTAACGTAGCCCTACCTCGCGTCCGCGACTTCCACGGCGTTGGCCTGAAATTTGACAAGGGTGGTAACTACAACCTGGGCATCATCGAACAGTCAATTTTCCCGGAACTGACGTTTGAGGAAACGCAGATTTTGCACGGGTTGCAGGTAACATTTGTCATCAAGAACGGCAACAAAGAAGCATCAAAAGCCTTGCTAGAGAAATTTGGCATGCCGTTTGAGAAGAAAGGAGGCGTCAGGTAA